GCGCTTGCCGCATTGGCATTTTCGCGGTTCGATACATCAAACGTACGGACGTCTTCCACCCCGATCCGGTCAAATACCTCCAGATATTGAGCGCCTACTTCCAGCGGAAGCTCAGTGGCAACCGTAATTACTACGATTCGTGCATTTGATCCACCCGCCAACCGGACAAACTCCCGCAAAATTAAACATTCTCCTTGCTTGTCCTCGGCTCCGCCAATCACAACCAACTTGCCGCGGGAATTGCTCACTTTTTTGCCTCCTTGCAACAAAAAAAGACTCCAACCCTCAGCTTAGCCCAGCAAAGCGGCGAATATTCATTAAATTGGGAAAACCAGGGCGCAGCCCTGGCATTTCATACGCCGGTTGGCTAAATGGCTATCGGGTCTGATTGGCCAATGTTTGTTCCGCAATTTCAATTGCTCGTTTGACCATATTTCCGGCGTCTTTGGCGCGGATACTTTCCCATCCTTCACGCTGAACAGTGTCATAAAACCCCAGTTCTTTCGCCAATTCAATTTTCAACTGTTCCGACATGATGCCTCGACGTCGTGCCATTTCTATCGCCTCCTTAATTCTGGCGTACAAAGATAGTATTTGAAAAAAGCAAAATAAAAATGCCTCCGAATTCGGAAGCATTTCCCCATGACCCTTTTTGTTTAACCTTCGACATACATGACTCGAATATGTTCCTGATCATCCTTGCAAACAGTCAGTTCGACCGTTTCCGTAAGGATATCTGCATAACTGTAAGACACACGTTTAAAAGAGTTGCCTGTGTTTTCAAGCTTAACAACGAATACTGACGGATAAGTTTCTTCCAGAACTCCCATCCGTTCAATCGTCTTGCGACGACCTCCGTTCGCCCGCAACAAGATCTTTTCACCGATATAGCCATCCAAATTCCGTTTGATCTCGTTTAGAGGATTTTTCGTCGCCATCCACACCACCTCTTTCCATTGACAAGTATATCACTCGGACAGGGGTGTGTCAAATTAAGTAAAATATTATAGCAACGTCTAACAAACCCTGTCAATGGTGCTTTTGTCGCCAATTTCAAAAAAAATTGGAACTTCAGGCATACAAGTCCCAATTTTCAAACTGTTTATACTTCCGGTAAAATGCCTTTTAGGACAAGGATTTAGGCAACCCAAGCCGATATTTCCCCCTGGATTCCAACCCTCCCAGGCCGTCGGTTCCGGTTATTGTGGACTGGACCACATCATAAATATTAATCGTTTGGTTAATCGGCGTGAAGGCGACCTTTTCGGCTACCAGTACAGGATCAAGCGCATGAATCAAAATCCGTTTCGGGGAAGAGGCAAAATTTGCACCGGATTCCAAGATCGCTTCATAATGCGATTGGCAAGCTCCGGCAAAAATCACTAATTCATCCAGGCTCCTCTCATACTTCCGTGCAGCTTGCACAGCTCTGATGAAATTTTCAGTGTTTCTGTAGCTGTAAACATTGTCCGGATGCTGCCCTTTGCCAATCAATCCGTCATGCCCCGTAATAATCAGGATATCCGGATGGTACATTTCCAAGAAACGCGGCAAGACGTCCGCCATTCTTGATTCACTTACATGATGTCCGTTCGCCTGCAAACCCAATTCTTCGTAAAAAAGCATACATTTATTCAAATAACTGCTGTCCCCGTCGAGATGAAGGACACGCCCTGGCCGCTCATAAAAATGGTTGCCCGCTGCCAATTTTACACCGGAGCGCAGCATGTGTTTCTCCCTTTCAAAAACGCGCCGCTTGCGAATCAGACTCAAACTGTTCGCTTCCAGTCTCGAATACTGAAGAATATGCGTTTCCCAATCGTGTCGGCTGACCGTTTCAAGGTCATCATAGGGAGCGTCTGCCAGAAGACGTACCTCCAAGCCCTTAAGAGTTGCTACCCGTCTTGCGGCATCCGCGTCAATTATGATAAAAAAAACGTCTTTTTGGTAGGATTTGCGGGCAACCAGGTCCCCAATCTTCCACATACGCAATCCTCCTAATAACTCGACTAGGATATCGTATGTAGTCACTTGCCTTACCGTGTTAGGCGTTCGTCCAACACTTTCCGCAGATCCTTAAAAATAATCCCCAGTTCCACTTTCGAACTTCGAAAACCGGCAAACAGGCCGTATCCCCATGTTTTTCCTTTTTTCATAGAAGGAGTGTTACGAAACAGATCAATCGCTTGAATCGCATGGTGATCGCATAAAGTCTTTCGAATGTACATGCGAACCTCAACCTCTCGGTCAGAACGGTATCCGACGATACTCACATCCGCCCCCAAATCAAACAGGGCTCTTGCCCCATAAGTCGGGATGTTGGACGCGATCTCCGCTGTCACAATATGATAACCGGCTATTGTTTGTTTGTTCGCAGCCAACGCCGCATCCAGAATGGCTTCACGGTCATCCGTGTCCTGCATAATATACAAATCGAGTATTTCTTCATGAGTAAGCCCGCCAGCTTGCAGCAGAGCCCCAAATACTTGAAATGCTTCCGGGTCCCCTCTATGGAAGTGGATCGTGTCGGTCAGAATCCCCGCGCACAGCGCCATCGCCATTTGCCTGTCGATCGGCTGATGCAAATCCTGAATCACCCGATAAACCAATTGACTTGTTGATGAAACGGTATCATAAAGAGCAACCTCTGCTTTTTCCAGCAAGTGGTTGTTCGGATGATGATCGATGACAAAAAACTTTTCCGGTACCGAGTCACACAATTGGGTCGAATGGGCTGTATCCACCACAACCACATTCGTATAATCGGTTACGTTTGGGCGATGAATTACTGTCATAGACAGCCGTTCTATGAGATGCTCCGCATGATTAGCCACCTCTACAGGTACACCCACATCTCCACCGATTAATTGTGACAACGCGTAAGCGGCTCCAATTGCATCACTGTCCGCTTGGTCATGGCAAAGAATCAGGTTGTTACAGCCCCGAATCTTTGACATCGCTTCCGAAAACGAATTCATCTGACACCATCCCACACACAGACCGAACAACTGTCCGATCAGAATAAGAAGTCAATCGATTTTACCATTTTGGAACGACAGAATGCTACAATTTTCTTGTACTATATGAAAACAAGTGTTATTTGGTTCGTTCGTGTGCACGGCCACATCAATTTTAGTCTGCCCAACTTTTGCGAGTTGCTGTCACTCTTGCGTGCGATGGCTGCGCGGCTCTTGATAAAGCAGATTTTCTTGCAATTAAATCAAGGGATCAGTATATTGAGAGGATGAACATCTAATTCGGAGGACACTCATGAACAACCGCATCCGCTTGTTTCTTCTCAATCGAATTCCGAAAAAATTGGTCTCCCGACTGGTCGGCCGTTTTGCTGAAAGCAGTCTGTCAAAATGGTTGATCCCTTTGTATGCCCGTCACTTTCAAGTCGACTTGCAGCAGGCGGAGAAACCGATTCATGAATATCGATCACTGACTGAATTTTTCACACGTAAACTGAAACCCGGTTGCCGTCCGCTTGCTTCTGGGAATCATGTGATCATATCGCCGGTAGATGGGGTGATTTCCCAATTCGGCACAATCGAA
The sequence above is a segment of the Effusibacillus dendaii genome. Coding sequences within it:
- a CDS encoding small, acid-soluble spore protein, alpha/beta type codes for the protein MARRRGIMSEQLKIELAKELGFYDTVQREGWESIRAKDAGNMVKRAIEIAEQTLANQTR
- the veg gene encoding biofilm formation stimulator Veg, translating into MATKNPLNEIKRNLDGYIGEKILLRANGGRRKTIERMGVLEETYPSVFVVKLENTGNSFKRVSYSYADILTETVELTVCKDDQEHIRVMYVEG
- the yabG gene encoding sporulation peptidase YabG → MWKIGDLVARKSYQKDVFFIIIDADAARRVATLKGLEVRLLADAPYDDLETVSRHDWETHILQYSRLEANSLSLIRKRRVFEREKHMLRSGVKLAAGNHFYERPGRVLHLDGDSSYLNKCMLFYEELGLQANGHHVSESRMADVLPRFLEMYHPDILIITGHDGLIGKGQHPDNVYSYRNTENFIRAVQAARKYERSLDELVIFAGACQSHYEAILESGANFASSPKRILIHALDPVLVAEKVAFTPINQTINIYDVVQSTITGTDGLGGLESRGKYRLGLPKSLS
- a CDS encoding DHH family phosphoesterase; the encoded protein is MNSFSEAMSKIRGCNNLILCHDQADSDAIGAAYALSQLIGGDVGVPVEVANHAEHLIERLSMTVIHRPNVTDYTNVVVVDTAHSTQLCDSVPEKFFVIDHHPNNHLLEKAEVALYDTVSSTSQLVYRVIQDLHQPIDRQMAMALCAGILTDTIHFHRGDPEAFQVFGALLQAGGLTHEEILDLYIMQDTDDREAILDAALAANKQTIAGYHIVTAEIASNIPTYGARALFDLGADVSIVGYRSDREVEVRMYIRKTLCDHHAIQAIDLFRNTPSMKKGKTWGYGLFAGFRSSKVELGIIFKDLRKVLDERLTR